In Mustela nigripes isolate SB6536 chromosome 2, MUSNIG.SB6536, whole genome shotgun sequence, a single window of DNA contains:
- the LOC132011306 gene encoding secreted frizzled-related protein 5-like, which translates to MDQGLWLLVALVVLWADSGAGAPRGPTRCMPIPQAMALCHDIGYTEMRLPNLLDHDTTAEALQQSVSWLPLLARECHPDARLFLCSLFAPVCLDRVIYPCRSLCEAVQASCAPIMACYGYPWPAILHCGRFPASHGLCVAAVSNGSRLGRPRESPHGSQARPTGSALPSQATARRARGTRVSLVGETRVQPQQRVSERVKKEGPAGGPSPIPPPPVAGPSPPCSRRSLTRPLPPVPRASCRDCELQDARSSNEVLDALCASDFAVKVRLSRCNGSSSGLSHCHLDSRLEVLKAGPLPASELAPTLRRWLQLDATCVHNLLRGRLAGTYVLGGEVQGPRLLVTTAYVWSQGHRHLQLAVRRWHHHQCPR; encoded by the exons ATGGATCAAGGGCTGTGGCTGTTAGTGGCCCTGGTGGTGCTCTGGGCTGATAGTGGAGCAGGGGCTCCCCGGGGCCCCACACGGTGCATGCCCATTCCCCAAGCCATGGCCCTGTGCCACGACATTGGCTACacagagatgcggctgcccaaCTTGTTGGACCATGACACGACGGCCGAGGCTCTCCAGCAGTCGGTCAGCTGGCTGCCCCTGCTGGCCAGGGAGTGCCACCCGGATGCccgcctcttcctctgctcccttttTGCCCCTGTGTGCCTCGACAG GGTCATCTACCCGTGTCGCAGCCTGTGTGAGGCCGTGCAGGCCAGCTGTGCGCCCATCATGGCCTGCTACGGCTACCCCTGGCCGGCCATCCTGCACTGCGGCCGCTTCCCCGCCAGCCACGGCCTCTGCGTCGCGGCTGTCTCCAACGGCTCCCGCCTGGGCCGCCCACGTGAGTCCCCCCACGGCTCCCAGGCCCGGCCCACCGGCAGCGCCTTACCCTCCCAAGCCACTGCCCGCAGAGCCAGAGGTACACGGGTCTCTCTGGTAGGGGAGACAAGGGTCCAGCCACAGCAACGGGTCTCAGAAAGGGTGAAGAAGGAGGGGCCAGCGGGAGGCCCATCCcctataccccccccccccgttgccGGCCCTTCCCCCCCTTGCTCCAGACGGAGCCTcactcggcccctccccccagtgccTCGGGCCAGCTGCAGGGACTGTGAGTTGCAGGACGCCCGCTCGTCCAACGAGGTCCTGGATGCGCTCTGTGCCAGCGACTTTG CAGTGAAGGTTAGGCTCTCCCGATGCAACGGGTCGTCCTCTGGTCTCTCACACTGCCACCTGGACTCCCGGCTGGAGGTGCTGAAGGCGGGCCCACTGCCTGCCTCGGAACTGGCCCCTACTCTGCGTCGCTGGCTGCAGCTGGATGCCACGTGCGTGCACAACCTCTTGCGAGGAAGGCTCGCTGGCACCTACGTGCTAGGTGGGGAGGTGCAGGGCCCTCGGCTGCTGGTAACCACGGCCTATGTTTGGAGCCAAGGCCACCGACATCTGCAGCTGGCCGTGCGTAGGTGGCACCATCACCAGTGCCCACGGTAG
- the WDR6 gene encoding WD repeat-containing protein 6: MDAHEDYVWPRATSELMLLPVTGLECVGDRLLAGEGPDVLVYSLDFGGHLRMMKRVQNLLGHYLIHGFRVRPEPNGDLDLEAMVAVFGSKGLRIVKVSWGQGRFRELWRSGLWNMSDWIWDARWLEGNVALALGHNSVVLYDPVVGCMLQDVPCTDRCTLSSACLIGDTWKELTIVAGAVSNQLLVWYPAAALIDNKPVAPDRRVSGHVGVIFSMSYLESKGLLATASEDRSVRIWKVGDLRVPGGRVQNIGHCFGHSARVWQVKLLENYLISAGEDCVCLVWSHEGEILQAFRGHQGRGIRAVAAHERQAWVVTGGDDSGIRLWHLVGRGYPGSGVSALCFKSRSRPGTLKAVTLAGSWRVLTVTDTGALYLYDLEVKCWEQLLEDKRFQSYCLLEAAPGPEGFGLCALANGEGRVKVVPINTPTAAVDLTLFRGKVHSLSWALRGYEELLLLASGPGGVVACLEISAAPSGKAIFVKERCRYLLPPSKQRWHTCSAFLPPGDFLVCGDRRGSVLLFPSRPALLKDLGVGGKVGAIAGALGEGSGSDGEETASTEWGPVSTLPSLHGKQGVTSVTCHGGYVYTTGRDGAYYQLFVRGGQLQPVLRQKSCRGMNWVAGLRIMADGSMVILGFHANEFVVWSPRSHEKLHIVNCGGGHRSWAFSDTEAAMAFAYLKDGDVMLYRALGGCTRPHVILRESLHGREITCVKRVGTITLGPEFEVPGFMQPDYLEPGSEGPGLTDIVITCSEDTTVCVLALPTVTGSAHALTAVCNHISSVRALAVWGVGTPGGPQDPRPGLTAHVVSAGGRAEMHCFSLMVTPDPGTPSRLACHVMHLSSHRLDEYWDRQRSRHRMVKADPETRYMSLAVCELDRPGLGPLVAAACSDGAVRLFLLQDSGRRLQLLAETFHHKRCVLKVHSFTHEAPNQRRRLFLCSAATDGNLAFWDLTAVLDHGSTALEPPADPGLPHRLGTPCLTLQAHSCGVNSLHTLPIREGHLVASGSEDGSLHVFVLAVETPELEEAVGGAELVPQLHVLEEYSIPCAHAAHVTGLKILSPSLMVSASIDQRLTFWRLGHGEPTFMNSTVYHVPDVADMDCWPVSPEFGHRCALAGQGLEVYNWYD, translated from the exons ATGGACGCTCACGAGGACTACGTCTGGCCGCGGGCAACCTCGGAGCTCATGCTCCTCCCGGTCACGGGTCTGGAGTGCGTGGGGGATCGGCTGCTGGCGG GTGAGGGGCCGGATGTCCTGGTGTATAGCCTGGATTTTGGTGGCCACCTGCGGATGATGAAGCGTGTGCAGAACCTGCTTGGCCACTATCTTATCCATGGGTTCCGGGTGCGACCAGAACCAAATGGAGACCTTGACTTGGAGGCTATGGTGGCTGTGTTTGGGAGCAAGGGACTCCGAATTGTGAAAGTTAGCTGGGGACAGGGCCGCTTCCGGGAGCTCTGGCGCTCTGGCCTGTGGAACATGTCTGACTGGATCTGGGATGCACGTTGGCTTGAGGGCAACGTGGCCTTGGCCCTGGGCCATAACTCGGTAGTGCTGTACGACCCTGTGGTAGGGTGCATGCTGCAGGACGTGCCCTGCACAGACAGGTGCACCCTCTCCTCAGCCTGTCTGATTGGAGATACCTGGAAGGAGCTGACCATAGTGGCAGGTGCAGTTTCCAATCAGCTCCTTGTCTGGTATCCAGCAGCTGCTTTAATAGACAATAAGCCTGTGGCCCCTGACCGACGAGTCAGTGGGCATGTGGGTGTCATCTTCAGCATGTCGTACCTAGAAAGCAAGGGCTTATTGGCCACAGCTTCGGAAGACCGAAGTGTCCGCATCTGGAAGGTGGGTGACCTCCGGGTGCCTGGGGGTCGGGTACAGAATATTGGGCACTGCTTTGGTCACAGTGCCCGTGTGTGGCAGGTCAAGCTTCTAGAGAATTACCTTATCAGTGCAGGAGAGGACTGTGTCTGCTTGGTATGGAGCCACGAAGGGGAGATCCTTCAGGCCTTTCGGGGCcaccagggtcgtgggatccggGCTGTAGCTGCTCATGAGAGGCAAGCCTGGGTGGTCACCGGGGGTGATGACTCAGGCATCCGTCTGTGGCACCTGGTAGGGCGTGGGTACCCGGGTTCAGGGGTCTCAGCTCTCTGCTTCAAGTCCCGTAGCCGGCCAGGTACCCTCAAGGCTGTGACGCTGGCTGGCTCCTGGCGAGTACTGACAGTGACTGATACAGGAGCCCTGTATCTCTACGACCTTGAGGTCAAGTGCTGGGAGCAGCTGCTGGAGGACAAGCGCTTCCAGTCCTACTGCCTCCTGGAGGCAGCCCCTGGTCCTGAGGGCTTTGGACTTTGTGCCTTGGCCAATGGGGAGGGTCGTGTCAAGGTGGTCCCCATCAACACTCCAACTGCAGCTGTGGACTTGACCCTGTTCCGTGGGAAAGTGCATAGTCTGAGCTGGGCCCTTCGTGGCTACGAGGAACTCCTGTTGCTGGCATCGGGCCCTGGTGGTGTGGTGGCTTGCCTGGAAATCTCAGCTGCGCCCTCTGGCAAAGCCATCTTTGTAAAGGAACGTTGCCGGTACCTGCTGCCTCCCAGCAAGCAGAGATGGCACACATGCAGTGCCTTCTTACCCCCTGGTGACTTCCTAGTGTGTGGGGACCGCCGGGGCTCTGTATTGCTGTTTCCCTCCAGACCAGCTCTGCTCAAGGATCTTGGGGTTGGCGGCAAGGTGGGAGCTATCGCTGGAGCACTTGGAGAAGGTAGTGGCAGTGATGGGGAGGAGACCGCCTCCACCGAGTGGGGCCCTGTGTCCACCCTCCCTTCTCTGCATGGGAAGCAGGGTGTGACATCAGTCACCTGCCATGGTGGCTACGTGTATACCACAGGGCGCGATGGCGCCTACTACCAGCTCTTTGTGCGAGGTGGCCAGCTGCAGCCTGTCCTGAGGCAGAAGTCCTGTCGAGGCATGAACTGGGTGGCTGGGCTCCGCATTATGGCCGACGGGAGTATGGTCATCCTGGGTTTCCACGCCAATGAGTTTGTGGTGTGGAGTCCCCGGTCACACGAAAAGCTGCACATCGTCAACTGTGGTGGAGGGCACCGCTCCTGGGCCTTCTCGGATACCGAGGCGGCTATGGCCTTTGCCTATCTCAAGGACGGGGACGTCATGCTCTACCGGGCTCTGGGTGGCTGCACCCGGCCGCACGTGATTCTCCGGGAGAGCCTGCACGGCCGTGAAATCACTTGTGTGAAGCGTGTGGGCACCATCACTCTGGGGCCCGAGTTTGAGGTGCCCGGCTTCATGCAGCCCGACTACCTGGAGCCTGGCAGCGAGGGGCCGGGCCTGACCGACATTGTGATCACGTGCAGTGAGGACACTACTGTCTGTGTCCTGGCACTCCCCACCGTCACTGGCTCGGCCCACGCACTTACAGCAGTGTGTAATCATATCTCGTCTGTGCGTGCCCTGGCTGTGTGGGGCGTTGGTACCCCGGGGGGCCCTCAGGATCCTCGGCCAGGCCTGACTGCTCATGTGGTGTCTGCGGGGGGCCGGGCTGAGATGCACTGCTTCAGCCTCATGGTCACCCCAGACCCTGGCACCCCAAGCCGTCTCGCCTGCCACGTCATGCACCTTTCGTCCCACCGGCTGGATGAGTACTGGGACCGCCAGCGCAGTCGGCACCGGATGGTCAAGGCGGACCCGGAGACCAG GTACATGTCCCTCGCTGTGTGTGAACTCGACCGTCCTGGCCTTGGTCCCCTGGTGGCTGCAGCCTGCAGTGATGGCGCAGTGAG GCTCTTCCTTTTGCAGGACTCCGGGCGGCGGCTGCAGCTCCTGGCTGAAACCTTCCACCACAAGCGGTgtgtcctcaaggtccattccTTTACGCACGAGGCACCCAATCAGCGACG GAGGCTCTTCCTATGCAGCGCCGCCACTGACGGCAACTTGGCCTTTTGGGATCTCACTGCCGTGCTGGACCACGGCTCCACCGCCCTGGAGCCTCCAGCAGACCCCGGGCTTCCCCACC GGCTGGGGACCCCCTGCCTGACCCTCCAGGCTCACAGCTGTGGTGTCAACAGCCTGCACACCTTGCCCATACGTGAGGGCCATCTCGTGGCCAGCGGCAGTGAGGATGGCTCCCTCCATGTCTTTGTGCTGGCTGTGGAGACACCGGAGCTGGAGGAGGCTGTGGGGGGTGCTGAGCTGGTGCCCCAGCTGCATGTGCTAGAGGAATACTCCATCCCCTGTGCACACGCTGCCCACGTGACAGGCCTCAAGATCCTAAGCCCAAGCCTCATGGTCTCCGCCTCCATTGACCAGCGGCTGACCTTCTGGCGTCTGGGGCATGGGGAGCCCACCTTCATGAACAGTACCGTGTACCATGTCCCAGATGTGGCAGACATGGACTGCTGGCCTGTAAGCCCTGAGTTTGGCCACCGCTGTGCTCTTGCAGGCCAAGGGCTTGAGGTTTACAACTGGTATGATTAA
- the P4HTM gene encoding transmembrane prolyl 4-hydroxylase, translated as MAAAAAAPRPEAASPQWAPPGHERARTAAGLGDCEDAPVRPLCKPRGICSRAYFLVLMVFVHLYLGNVLALLLFVHYSNGDESSDPGPQHRAQGPGPAPTLGPLARLEGIKVGHERKVHLVADRDHFIRTLSLKPLLFEIPGFLSDEECRLIIHLAQMKGLQRSQILPTEEYEEAMGTMQVSQLDLFRLLDQNHDGRLQLREVLAQTRLGNGRWMTPENIQEMYSAIKADPDGDGVLSLQEFSKMDLRDFHKYMKGHKAASSELVRNSHHTWLYQGEGAHHVMRAIRQRVLRLTRLSPEIVELSEPLQVVRYGEGGHYHAHVDSGPVYPETICSHTKLIANESVPFETSCRYMTVLFYLNNVTGGGETVFPVADNRTYDEMSLIQDDVDLRDTRRHCDKGNLRVKPRQGTAVFWYNYLPDGQGWVGDVDDYSLHGGCLVTSGTKWIANNWINVDPSRARQALFQQEMARLAQEGGTDSQPEWALDRAYRDARVEL; from the exons atggcggcggcggcggcggccccgaGACCGGAGGCCGCGAGTCCGCAGTGGGCGCCGCCTGGACACGAGCGGGCCCGGACCGCCGCCGGGCTGGGCGACTGCGAGGACGCGCCGGTCCGGCCGCTGTGCAAGCCCCGCGGCATCTGCTCGCGCGCCTACTTCCTGGTGCTGATGGTGTTCGTGCACCTGTACCTGGGCAACGTGCTGGCGCTGCTGCTCTTCGTGCACTACAGCAACGGGGACGAGAGCAGCGACCCCGGGCCCCAGCACCGCGCCCAGGGCCCCGGGCCCGCGCCGACCCTGGGTCCCCTCGCCCGGCTGGAGGGCATCAAG GTGGGGCACGAGCGTAAGGTCCACCTGGTCGCCGACAGGGATCACTTCATCCGAACCCTCAGCCTCAAGCCGCTGCTCTTCG AGATCCCTGGCTTCCTGAGTGATGAGGAGTGTCGGCTCATCATCCACCTGGCCCAGATGAAGGGGCTACAGCGCAGCCAGATTCTGCCCACTGAAGAATACGAGGAGGCAATGGGCACGATGCAGGTCAGCCAGCTGGACCTCTTCCGGCTGCTGGACCAGAACCACGATGGTCGCCTGCAGCTCCGTGAG GTCCTGGCCCAGACTCGTCTGGGAAATGGACGGTGGATGACTCCAGAGAACATTCAGGAGATGTACTCTGCGATCAAGGCTGACCCTGATGGTGATG GAGTGCTGAGCCTGCAGGAGTTCTCCAAAATGGACCTTCGGGACTTCCACAAGTACATGAAGGGCCACAAGGCGGCATCCAGCGAGCTGGTGCGGAACAGCCACCACACGTGGCTTTACCAGGGTGAAGGTGCCCACCACGTCATGCGCGCGATCCGCCAGAG GGTGCTACGCCTCACCCGCCTGTCACCTGAAATCGTGGAGCTCAGCGAGCCACTGCAGGTCGTGCGGTATGGCGAGGGAGGCCACTACCATGCCCATGTGGACAGCGGGCCTGTGTACCCGGAGACCATCTGCTCCCATACCAAGCTCATAGCCAATGAGTCTGTACCCTTCGAGACCTCCTGCCG CTACATGACAGTGCTGTTTTATTTGAACAACGTCACCGGTGGGGGCGAGACTGTCTTCCCTGTGGCAGACAACAGAACCTATGATGAAATG AGTCTGATTCAGGATGATGTAGATCTCCGTGACACTCGGAGGCACTGTGACAAGGGGAATCTGCGTGTCAAGCCCCGGCAGGGCACAGCAGTCTTCTGGTACAATTACCTGCCTGATGGACAAG GTTGGGTGGGCGACGTGGATGACTACTCACTGCACGGGGGCTGCCTGGTCACAAGTGGCACTAAGTGGATCGCCAACAACTGGATCAACGTGGACCCCAGCAGGGCACGGCAGGCACTATTTCAGCAGGAGATGGCGCGCCTGGCCCAAGAAGGCGGCACAGACTCCCAGCCAGAGTGGGCTCTGGACCGGGCGTACCGTGACGCGCGCGTGGAGCTCTGA